The proteins below are encoded in one region of Planctomycetia bacterium:
- a CDS encoding UPF0365 protein, whose product MPERLPADIASSSTLLIGASILLGLFALVMLLLVFNYGQLWFQAFWSKAPVTFLELLGMSLRKVNARTIVQARIMATQAGLGADITPRRLEAHYLAGGDVPRVIRALIAAQRADLDLDFDSACAIDLAGRDVLDAVQTSVNPKVIDCPDAASGKTTLSAVAKNGVELKIRALVTVRTNLRQLIGGATEETIIARVGEGIITSIGSAETHFEVMERPDKIAKAVLDRGLDAQTAFQIVSIDIADIDVGENIGARLQVDQAEADTRVARAKAEERRSVAIAREQEMKAATAENRARLLGAEALVPKSIGEAFRAGRLLDRPPAG is encoded by the coding sequence ATGCCCGAACGCCTGCCCGCCGACATCGCTTCCTCCTCGACCCTGCTCATCGGGGCCAGCATCCTGCTCGGGCTGTTCGCGCTGGTGATGCTGCTGCTGGTCTTCAACTACGGGCAGCTCTGGTTCCAGGCCTTCTGGTCGAAGGCCCCGGTGACGTTCCTGGAACTGCTCGGCATGAGCCTGCGGAAGGTCAACGCGCGCACGATCGTGCAGGCCCGGATCATGGCAACCCAGGCGGGCCTCGGGGCCGACATCACGCCGCGCCGGCTGGAGGCCCACTACCTCGCCGGCGGCGACGTGCCCCGGGTGATCCGCGCCCTGATCGCCGCCCAGCGGGCCGACCTCGACCTCGATTTCGACAGCGCCTGCGCCATCGACCTCGCCGGCCGCGACGTCCTCGACGCCGTGCAGACGAGCGTCAACCCCAAGGTCATCGACTGCCCCGACGCCGCCAGCGGCAAGACGACGCTCTCCGCCGTGGCCAAGAACGGCGTCGAACTCAAAATCCGCGCCCTGGTGACGGTGCGGACGAACCTCAGGCAACTGATCGGCGGAGCCACCGAGGAGACGATCATCGCCCGGGTCGGCGAGGGAATCATCACGTCGATCGGCTCGGCCGAGACCCACTTCGAGGTCATGGAGCGGCCGGACAAGATCGCCAAGGCGGTCCTCGACCGGGGGCTCGACGCCCAGACGGCGTTCCAGATCGTGTCGATCGACATCGCCGACATCGACGTCGGCGAGAACATCGGCGCCCGGCTGCAGGTGGACCAGGCCGAGGCCGATACGCGGGTCGCCCGGGCCAAGGCCGAGGAGCGGCGCAGCGTCGCCATCGCCCGCGAGCAGGAGATGAAGGCCGCCACGGCCGAGAACCGGGCCCGGCTGCTCGGAGCCGAGGCCCTCGTGCCGAAGTCGATCGGCGAAGCCTTTCGGGCGGGCCGCCTCCTCGACCGTCCGCCGGCCGGCTGA
- the mnmA gene encoding tRNA-specific 2-thiouridylase MnmA has translation MHSPARTRVLVAMSGGVDSSVAAALLVAAGHDCVGVFMRQAAPALPEAAAPAARPGHQGCCGVADALDARRVADRLGIPLYPLDLTGDFSRIIDAFAAEYGRGRTPNPCVRCNSWLKFGRLFDHADAIGATHVATGHYARLEQGADGTPILRRGHDAARDQSYVLFDIRPDRLRRTLLPVGGLAKAEVRERAAALGLATADKPDSQEICFVAPGQHAALVAHRLGGSRAGEIVDTAGTVLGRHPGIEHFTVGQSRGLGVATGARLHVVRIESQTCRVVVGSRAEVPEQELTAENATWIAPLPAEPFACMVQCRAQRAAAPAVVTPLPDGRFRARFTGGPGETPGPISPGQPAVCYAGDRVLGGGWIAS, from the coding sequence ATGCACTCCCCCGCCCGAACACGCGTTCTCGTCGCCATGTCGGGGGGCGTCGATTCGAGCGTCGCCGCGGCGCTGCTCGTCGCCGCCGGCCACGACTGCGTCGGCGTCTTCATGCGGCAGGCAGCCCCGGCGCTGCCCGAGGCCGCAGCGCCGGCCGCGCGGCCCGGCCACCAGGGCTGCTGCGGCGTGGCCGACGCGCTCGACGCCCGGCGGGTGGCCGACCGGCTCGGCATCCCCCTCTATCCGCTCGACCTGACCGGCGACTTCAGCCGGATCATCGACGCCTTCGCCGCCGAGTATGGCCGGGGACGCACGCCCAACCCGTGCGTGCGCTGCAACTCGTGGCTCAAGTTCGGCCGGCTCTTCGACCATGCCGACGCGATCGGCGCCACGCACGTCGCCACCGGCCACTACGCCCGCCTCGAGCAGGGGGCGGACGGGACGCCGATCCTCCGGCGCGGCCACGACGCGGCCCGCGACCAGTCGTACGTCCTGTTCGACATCCGCCCCGACCGACTGCGCCGCACGCTCCTCCCGGTGGGCGGCCTGGCGAAGGCGGAGGTCCGCGAGCGGGCCGCGGCGCTCGGGCTGGCGACGGCCGACAAGCCGGACAGCCAGGAAATCTGCTTCGTGGCACCGGGCCAGCATGCGGCGCTGGTGGCCCACCGGCTCGGCGGCTCCCGGGCGGGCGAGATCGTCGACACCGCGGGGACCGTGCTCGGCCGGCATCCGGGGATCGAGCACTTCACCGTCGGCCAGTCGCGCGGGCTCGGCGTGGCGACCGGCGCGCGGCTGCACGTCGTGCGGATCGAGTCCCAGACGTGCCGCGTGGTCGTCGGCTCGCGGGCCGAGGTGCCGGAGCAGGAACTGACCGCCGAGAACGCGACCTGGATCGCCCCTCTCCCCGCCGAGCCGTTTGCCTGCATGGTCCAGTGCCGGGCCCAGCGGGCCGCCGCCCCGGCGGTCGTCACGCCGCTCCCCGATGGCCGGTTTCGGGCCCGGTTCACGGGCGGGCCGGGGGAGACGCCGGGGCCCATTTCCCCGGGCCAGCCGGCGGTCTGCTACGCCGGCGACAGGGTCCTCGGCGGCGGCTGGATCGCCTCCTGA
- the rpoS gene encoding RNA polymerase sigma factor has protein sequence MPSRRPPTSAVQNPLETYLREINETSLLTAADEKRLAEAIATGDAAARDHMVRANLRLVVNIARGYANRGLPLPDLIEEGNLGLLRAVEGFDPRIGTRFSTYASYWIKQSIKRALINSGKTIRIPAYMVELLSKWRRATARLSDVLGRTPTPEEVARMLGLARKKLPIIKKAIHVHQSPPQTEQTEGGWSLGELIRDENAKCPAEVLLDDDTLRHVLRRIESLDTRAATIIRLRFGLGGGEPMTLKEIGAGLGLTRERVRQIESETLATLALELDGAPRATIRLRHGA, from the coding sequence ATGCCAAGCCGCCGCCCGCCGACCTCCGCCGTCCAAAATCCGCTCGAGACCTACCTGCGGGAGATCAACGAGACGTCGCTGCTCACCGCGGCGGACGAGAAGCGGCTCGCCGAGGCGATCGCCACCGGGGACGCGGCCGCCCGCGATCACATGGTGCGGGCGAACCTCCGGCTGGTGGTGAACATCGCCCGCGGCTACGCCAACCGCGGCCTGCCGCTTCCCGACCTGATCGAGGAGGGCAACCTCGGTCTGCTGCGGGCGGTCGAGGGCTTCGATCCGCGCATCGGCACCCGGTTCAGCACCTACGCCAGCTACTGGATCAAGCAGTCGATCAAGCGGGCACTGATCAATTCCGGGAAGACGATCCGGATTCCGGCCTACATGGTCGAATTGCTCTCCAAGTGGCGCCGGGCCACGGCCCGGCTCAGCGACGTCCTCGGCCGGACGCCGACGCCGGAGGAGGTGGCGCGGATGCTGGGGCTGGCCCGCAAGAAGCTGCCGATCATCAAGAAGGCGATCCACGTCCACCAGTCGCCGCCGCAGACCGAGCAGACCGAAGGCGGCTGGTCGCTCGGTGAGCTGATCCGCGACGAGAACGCCAAGTGCCCCGCCGAGGTGCTGCTCGACGACGACACGCTGCGGCACGTGCTGCGCCGCATCGAGTCGCTCGACACCCGGGCGGCGACGATCATCCGGCTCCGCTTCGGCCTCGGCGGCGGGGAGCCGATGACCCTCAAGGAGATCGGCGCCGGGCTCGGCCTGACCCGGGAGCGGGTCCGGCAGATCGAGTCGGAGACGCTCGCCACGCTGGCGCTGGAACTCGACGGCGCGCCGCGGGCCACGATCCGGTTGCGGCACGGCGCCTGA
- the apt gene encoding adenine phosphoribosyltransferase — translation MDLARHIRPIPDFPKPGILFRDITPLLADVAAFAAAIDRLAEPWRGARLDAIAAVEARGFLFAGPLALELNAGLIPVRKPGKLPAETISYEYDLEYGRDRLEMHTGILQPGARVLVVDDVLATGGTAAACMRLVEAAGGTVAGGAFLVEIEALGGRDRLAPQRVETVLRY, via the coding sequence ATGGATCTCGCCCGCCACATCCGGCCGATCCCCGACTTCCCCAAGCCGGGCATCCTGTTCCGCGACATCACACCGCTCCTCGCCGACGTGGCCGCCTTCGCGGCGGCGATCGACCGGCTCGCCGAGCCGTGGCGCGGCGCCCGGCTCGACGCGATCGCCGCGGTGGAGGCGCGCGGGTTTTTGTTCGCGGGCCCGCTCGCCCTGGAGCTGAACGCCGGCCTGATTCCGGTCCGCAAGCCGGGCAAGCTGCCCGCCGAAACCATCTCCTACGAGTACGACCTGGAGTACGGCCGCGACCGGCTGGAGATGCACACCGGCATCCTCCAGCCCGGCGCGCGGGTGCTCGTCGTCGACGACGTGCTCGCCACCGGCGGCACGGCGGCCGCCTGCATGCGGCTGGTCGAGGCGGCCGGCGGCACGGTGGCGGGCGGGGCGTTTCTCGTCGAGATCGAAGCCCTCGGCGGCCGCGACCGTCTCGCGCCCCAGCGCGTCGAAACCGTGCTCCGGTACTGA
- a CDS encoding NADH-dependent dehydrogenase: MQNSRRDFLDQAFRLAAVSLAAPRGTQAADAPPPAARPTGPQDRLRVAVVGVNGQGGFHVDEWRANPEADLVAVCDCDPNAFAKQQPRFSGRAAPEYVADVRRLLDRKDIDAVSIATPNHWHALMAVWAMQSGKDVYVEKPCSHNLEEGRVMTAWARRLGRICQMGAQSRSMTGMRKAIEFIHAGKIGPVRIAHALCYKRRRSIGHVMTPAPLPEGIDFDLWAGPAPAAVPVREKLHYDWHWNGLTGNGDLGNQNPHELDKARWGLGKRDLPRRVATLGGRLGYIDNGDTPNSLVTIFQWDDAVIVSDVRGLPMKADVARAAEAVPLRVGNIWWGRDGYVVAPNYSSAVAFDYDGHELASWQGGLYQQHFANFVKAVKSRRHEDLHLDIADGHLSSALSHLGSVSFALGGTTTAGTRPTLAADEPRVAATLAGFEAHLRENAVDFGATPLRLGRELAIDPATERATDPEANALFTREYRKGYELPRT; this comes from the coding sequence ATGCAGAACAGCCGCCGCGATTTTCTCGACCAAGCGTTTCGGCTCGCCGCCGTGTCCCTGGCGGCACCGCGCGGAACGCAGGCCGCCGATGCCCCGCCGCCGGCAGCCAGGCCGACCGGCCCCCAGGACCGGCTCCGAGTCGCCGTCGTCGGCGTCAACGGGCAGGGGGGCTTCCACGTCGACGAGTGGCGCGCCAATCCGGAGGCCGACCTCGTGGCCGTCTGCGACTGCGATCCCAACGCCTTCGCCAAGCAGCAGCCGCGGTTCAGCGGCCGGGCGGCGCCCGAGTACGTGGCGGACGTCCGCCGCCTCCTCGACCGCAAGGACATCGACGCCGTCTCGATCGCCACCCCGAACCACTGGCACGCTCTGATGGCCGTCTGGGCGATGCAGTCGGGCAAGGACGTGTACGTCGAGAAGCCCTGCAGCCACAACCTCGAGGAGGGGCGGGTGATGACGGCCTGGGCCCGCCGCCTCGGCCGGATCTGCCAGATGGGGGCGCAGAGCCGGAGCATGACCGGCATGCGCAAGGCGATCGAGTTCATCCATGCCGGCAAGATTGGCCCCGTGCGGATCGCCCACGCGTTGTGCTACAAGCGGCGCCGGAGCATCGGCCACGTGATGACTCCCGCGCCGCTCCCGGAGGGGATCGACTTCGACCTCTGGGCGGGGCCGGCGCCGGCCGCCGTGCCCGTCCGCGAGAAGCTGCACTACGACTGGCACTGGAACGGGCTCACCGGCAACGGGGACCTCGGCAACCAGAACCCGCACGAGCTCGACAAGGCCCGCTGGGGGCTCGGCAAGCGCGACCTGCCACGCCGGGTGGCGACGCTCGGCGGCCGGCTCGGCTACATCGACAACGGCGACACGCCCAACAGCCTGGTGACGATCTTCCAGTGGGACGACGCCGTCATCGTCTCCGATGTCCGCGGCCTGCCGATGAAGGCCGACGTCGCCCGGGCGGCCGAGGCCGTGCCGCTGCGGGTGGGCAACATCTGGTGGGGCCGGGACGGCTACGTCGTGGCCCCGAACTACTCCTCGGCAGTGGCCTTCGACTACGACGGCCACGAGCTCGCCAGCTGGCAGGGGGGCCTGTACCAGCAGCACTTCGCGAACTTCGTCAAGGCCGTCAAGAGCCGCCGCCACGAGGACCTGCACCTCGATATCGCCGACGGGCACCTGTCGAGCGCCCTGTCGCACCTCGGCAGCGTCTCCTTCGCGCTCGGGGGCACCACGACCGCCGGCACGCGGCCGACGCTCGCGGCCGACGAGCCGCGCGTGGCGGCGACGCTTGCCGGCTTCGAGGCGCACCTCCGGGAGAACGCCGTCGATTTCGGCGCCACGCCGCTGCGGCTGGGCCGCGAACTCGCCATCGATCCGGCCACCGAGCGGGCGACCGACCCCGAGGCCAACGCCCTGTTCACGCGGGAGTACCGCAAGGGCTACGAGCTGCCGCGGACGTGA
- a CDS encoding transcriptional regulator, with protein sequence MVGAYFLLPMTCALNLADLGRRVRTIRTGRRLTLEEVVSRTGFTVSWLSKLETGQLSPSLEGLVRLAEALECGVDELVAGLSVPPQMVVVRHGEGTRSTPKESRTAVHEELANGWRNRGMHPVIIHLVPGGRRHAPETRDGQRFLFVLEGQAQVAYGDDSITLTMGDCVYIDAAIPHVLRAAGNHPARLLSVACDTPPAAARPAGLRKPPSRGG encoded by the coding sequence ATGGTGGGGGCATACTTCCTGCTCCCCATGACTTGCGCTCTCAACCTCGCCGATCTGGGCCGACGCGTGCGGACCATCCGCACCGGGCGCCGTCTGACCCTCGAAGAGGTTGTCAGTCGCACCGGGTTCACGGTGAGCTGGCTGTCGAAACTCGAGACGGGCCAGCTTTCGCCATCGCTCGAGGGGCTCGTTCGTCTGGCCGAGGCGCTCGAATGCGGCGTCGATGAACTCGTCGCCGGCCTGTCGGTGCCACCGCAGATGGTGGTGGTCCGCCACGGCGAGGGGACGCGGTCCACTCCCAAGGAGAGTCGCACCGCCGTCCACGAGGAGCTGGCCAACGGCTGGCGGAACCGGGGCATGCATCCGGTGATCATCCACCTCGTCCCTGGCGGCCGCCGCCATGCCCCGGAAACCCGCGACGGGCAGCGATTCCTCTTCGTCCTCGAAGGGCAGGCCCAGGTTGCCTACGGTGACGATTCGATCACGCTGACCATGGGTGACTGCGTCTACATCGACGCCGCCATTCCCCACGTCTTGCGGGCGGCGGGGAACCATCCCGCCCGCCTGCTCAGCGTCGCCTGCGACACCCCCCCGGCCGCAGCCCGCCCGGCGGGCCTCCGGAAACCTCCTTCCCGCGGCGGCTGA
- a CDS encoding N-acetyltransferase — MKRPSQPSARPVIPCGRPHLPAIRQIFNHAILHSTALYEYEPRSERVMETWYADRQSLGAPILGIEWEPGVLAGFATWGPFRPRPAYKYSVEHSVYVAEQFRGHGIGRQLLEALVAAARDRDLHQLIAGIDAANAASIALHASLGFRCCGTVREAGFKFGRWLDLQFWQLLLPTPARPVDG; from the coding sequence ATGAAACGTCCCTCCCAGCCCAGTGCCCGACCGGTCATCCCCTGCGGCCGCCCGCACCTGCCGGCCATCCGCCAGATCTTCAACCACGCGATCCTCCATTCCACCGCGCTCTACGAGTACGAGCCGCGGTCGGAGCGGGTGATGGAGACCTGGTATGCCGACCGGCAGTCGCTGGGGGCGCCGATCCTGGGGATCGAATGGGAGCCGGGCGTGCTGGCCGGCTTCGCCACCTGGGGCCCGTTCCGTCCCCGGCCGGCCTACAAGTACTCGGTCGAGCATTCGGTGTACGTCGCCGAGCAGTTTCGCGGCCACGGCATCGGGCGGCAACTGCTCGAAGCGCTCGTGGCGGCGGCCCGCGACCGCGATCTGCACCAGCTGATCGCCGGGATCGACGCCGCCAACGCGGCGAGCATCGCCCTGCACGCGAGCCTCGGCTTTCGCTGCTGCGGCACCGTCCGCGAGGCCGGCTTCAAGTTCGGCCGCTGGCTCGACCTCCAGTTCTGGCAGCTGCTCCTGCCCACGCCCGCCCGGCCCGTCGACGGCTAG